One segment of Scyliorhinus torazame isolate Kashiwa2021f chromosome 14, sScyTor2.1, whole genome shotgun sequence DNA contains the following:
- the LOC140389045 gene encoding G-protein coupled receptor 35-like, whose amino-acid sequence MNCTTESDDDVNLFQFVVYIPIFIIGLIVNALTLWAFCWKLRKWTETTIYMINLAVSDVVLLSSLPFKIYSHKEWTRQKIPLCIFTESLYFVNMYVSIFIITCINIDRYITIRHPFLAKSLRSPKKAAVVCAAIWIIMCLWSVLIYHKYSQITKEKIVCFKQVSFENDVPVTASLYIVGFVIPLMIVTFCSVQIVHALRQSNVTNSAEFTTVKTMRIIVGSAIIFAVCFTPVHVGYFLQWLPTFNEDCVSRQHINLFLQVATCISNMNCCLNGFGYYFVSAEVCDVFKIQFKSQKPAIAISNVATIELE is encoded by the coding sequence ATGAACTGTACCACTGAGAGCGATGATGATGTTAATCTTTTTCAATTCGTAGTCTACATTCCTATTTTCATCATTGGATTAATAGTCAATGCCCTGACCTTGTGGGCATTCTGCTGGAAATTAAGAAAATGGACGGAAACTACCATTTATATGATAAACTTGGCGGTGTCTGATGTCGTGCTCCTCTCCTCCTTACCTTTCAAAATATATAGTCATAAGGAGTGGACCAGGCAAAAAATCCCATTATGCATATTTACGGAATCTCTATACTTTGTGAATATGTATGTCAGCATATTTATCATTACTTGCATAAATATTGATCGTTACATTACAATAAGACATCCCTTTCTGGCAAAGTCATTGAGGTCTCCGAAGAAAGCAGCAGTGGTGTGCGCTGCAATCTGGATTATCATGTGTTTGTGGAGCGTCCTCATCTACCACAAATATTCCCAGATAACCAAAGAGAAAATAGTTTGCTTCAAGCAAGTATCTTTTGAAAACGATGTTCCTGTCACTGCATCCCTGTACATTGTGGGATTCGTCATCCCATTAATGATTGTGACTTTTTGCTCAGTTCAAATTGTCCATGCTCTTAGGCAAAGTAACGTGACAAATTCAGCAGAGTTCACCACAGTGAAAACCATGCGGATTATTGTCGGAAGTGCTATCATCTTTGCTGTTTGCTTTACGCCTGTGCATGTTGGATATTTTCTTCAATGGTTACCAACATTTAATGAAGACTGTGTCAGTCGACAGCACATTAACTTATTCCTTCAGGTTGCAACTTGTATATCAAATATGAACTGCTGCCTCAATGGATTTGGGTATTATTTTGTTTCTGCTGAGGTTTGTGACGTTTTCAAAATACAATTTAAAAGCCAAAAGCCTGCAATAGCAATAAGCAACGTGGCAACAATTGAACTGGAATGA